From one Callithrix jacchus isolate 240 chromosome 2, calJac240_pri, whole genome shotgun sequence genomic stretch:
- the CCNB1 gene encoding G2/mitotic-specific cyclin-B1 isoform X2, giving the protein MALRVTRNSKINAENTTKISMAGAKRVPMAPAATSKPGLRPRTALGDIGNKVSEQLQTKMPMKKEGKPSATGKVIAKKLPKPLEKVPMLGPVPVSQPVPEPEPEPVKEEKLSPEPILVDTPSLSPMETSGCAPAEEDLCQAFSDVILAVNDVDAEDGVDPNLCSEYVKDIYAYLRQLEEEQAVRPKYLLGREVTGNMRAILIDWLVQVQMKFRLLQETMYMTVSIIDRFMQNNCVPKKMLQLVGVTAMFIASKYEEMYPPEIGDFAFVTDNTYTKHQIRQMEMKILRALNFGLGRPLPLHFLRRASKIGEADVDQHTLAKYLMELTMLDYDMVHFPPSQIAAGAFCLALKILDDGEWTPTLQHYLSYTEESLLPVMQHLAKNIVMVNQGLTKHMTIKNKYATSKHAKISTLAQLNSALVQDLAKAVAKR; this is encoded by the exons ATGGCGCTCCGAGTCACCAGG AACTcgaaaataaatgctgaaaatacGACGAAGATCAGTATGGCAGGCGCAAAGCGCGTGCCTATGGCCCCTGCTGCAACCTCCAAGCCCGGACTGAGGCCAAGAACAGCTCTTGGGGACATTGGTAACAAAGTCAGTGAACAGCTACAGACCAAAATGCCTATGAAAAAG GAGGGAAAACCTTCAGCTACTGGAAAAGTTATTGCTAAAAAACTACCAAAACCTCTGGAAAAGGTACCTATGCTGGGGCCAGTGCCGGTGTCCCAGCCAGTGCCAGAGCCAGAACCTGAGCctgttaaagaagaaaaactttcgCCTGAGCCTATTTTG GTTGACACTCCCTCTCTAAGCCCAATGGAAACATCTGGATGTGCCCCTGCAGAAGAAGACCTATGTCAGGCTTTCTCTGATGTAATTCTTGCAGTAAATGATGTGGATGCAGAAGATGGAGTGGATCCAAACCTTTGTAGTGAATATGTGAAAGATATTTATGCTTATCTGAGACAACTTGAG GAAGAGCAAGCAGTCAGACCGAAATACCTACTGGGTCGGGAAGTCACTGGAAACATGAGAGCCATCCTAATTGACTGGCTAGTACAGGTCCAGATGAAATTCAGGTTGTTGCAGGAGACCATGTACATGACTGTCTCCATTATTGATCGGTTCATGCAG AATAATTGTGTGCCCAAGAAGATGCTGCAACTGGTTGGTGTCACTGCCATGTTTATTGCCAGCAAATATGAAGAAATGTACCCTCCAGAAATTGGTGACTTTGCTTTTGTGACTGACAACACTTACACTAAGCACCAGATCAGACAGATGGAAATGAAGATTCTAAGAGCTTTAAACTTTGGTCTGGGTCGGCCTCTACCTTTGCACTTCCTTCGGAGAGCATCTAAGATTGGAGAG GCTGATGTTGACCAACATACTTTGGCCAAATACCTGATGGAACTAACTATGTTGGACTATGATATGGTGCACTTTCCTCCTTCTCAAATTGCAGCAGGAGCTTTTTGCTTAGCACTGAAAATTCTGGATGATGGTGAATGG ACACCAACTCTACAGCATTACCTGTCATACACTGAAGAATCCCTTCTTCCAGTTATGCAGCACCTGGCTAAGAATATAGTCATGGTAAATCAAGGGCTTACAAAGCACATG ACTATCAAGAACAAGTATGCTACGTCGAAACATGCTAAGATCAGCACTCTAGCACAGCTGAATTCTGCACTAGTTCAAGATTTAGCCAAGGCTGTGGCAAAG agatga
- the CCNB1 gene encoding G2/mitotic-specific cyclin-B1 isoform X1 translates to MALRVTRNSKINAENTTKISMAGAKRVPMAPAATSKPGLRPRTALGDIGNKVSEQLQTKMPMKKEGKPSATGKVIAKKLPKPLEKVPMLGPVPVSQPVPEPEPEPVKEEKLSPEPILVDTPSLSPMETSGCAPAEEDLCQAFSDVILAVNDVDAEDGVDPNLCSEYVKDIYAYLRQLEEEQAVRPKYLLGREVTGNMRAILIDWLVQVQMKFRLLQETMYMTVSIIDRFMQNNCVPKKMLQLVGVTAMFIASKYEEMYPPEIGDFAFVTDNTYTKHQIRQMEMKILRALNFGLGRPLPLHFLRRASKIGEADVDQHTLAKYLMELTMLDYDMVHFPPSQIAAGAFCLALKILDDGEWTPTLQHYLSYTEESLLPVMQHLAKNIVMVNQGLTKHMTIKNKYATSKHAKISTLAQLNSALVQDLAKAVAKV, encoded by the exons ATGGCGCTCCGAGTCACCAGG AACTcgaaaataaatgctgaaaatacGACGAAGATCAGTATGGCAGGCGCAAAGCGCGTGCCTATGGCCCCTGCTGCAACCTCCAAGCCCGGACTGAGGCCAAGAACAGCTCTTGGGGACATTGGTAACAAAGTCAGTGAACAGCTACAGACCAAAATGCCTATGAAAAAG GAGGGAAAACCTTCAGCTACTGGAAAAGTTATTGCTAAAAAACTACCAAAACCTCTGGAAAAGGTACCTATGCTGGGGCCAGTGCCGGTGTCCCAGCCAGTGCCAGAGCCAGAACCTGAGCctgttaaagaagaaaaactttcgCCTGAGCCTATTTTG GTTGACACTCCCTCTCTAAGCCCAATGGAAACATCTGGATGTGCCCCTGCAGAAGAAGACCTATGTCAGGCTTTCTCTGATGTAATTCTTGCAGTAAATGATGTGGATGCAGAAGATGGAGTGGATCCAAACCTTTGTAGTGAATATGTGAAAGATATTTATGCTTATCTGAGACAACTTGAG GAAGAGCAAGCAGTCAGACCGAAATACCTACTGGGTCGGGAAGTCACTGGAAACATGAGAGCCATCCTAATTGACTGGCTAGTACAGGTCCAGATGAAATTCAGGTTGTTGCAGGAGACCATGTACATGACTGTCTCCATTATTGATCGGTTCATGCAG AATAATTGTGTGCCCAAGAAGATGCTGCAACTGGTTGGTGTCACTGCCATGTTTATTGCCAGCAAATATGAAGAAATGTACCCTCCAGAAATTGGTGACTTTGCTTTTGTGACTGACAACACTTACACTAAGCACCAGATCAGACAGATGGAAATGAAGATTCTAAGAGCTTTAAACTTTGGTCTGGGTCGGCCTCTACCTTTGCACTTCCTTCGGAGAGCATCTAAGATTGGAGAG GCTGATGTTGACCAACATACTTTGGCCAAATACCTGATGGAACTAACTATGTTGGACTATGATATGGTGCACTTTCCTCCTTCTCAAATTGCAGCAGGAGCTTTTTGCTTAGCACTGAAAATTCTGGATGATGGTGAATGG ACACCAACTCTACAGCATTACCTGTCATACACTGAAGAATCCCTTCTTCCAGTTATGCAGCACCTGGCTAAGAATATAGTCATGGTAAATCAAGGGCTTACAAAGCACATG ACTATCAAGAACAAGTATGCTACGTCGAAACATGCTAAGATCAGCACTCTAGCACAGCTGAATTCTGCACTAGTTCAAGATTTAGCCAAGGCTGTGGCAAAGGTGTAA